Within Methanoculleus horonobensis, the genomic segment CGCGTCCGCAAAGACCATCGCGGTCGTCTCGAAGATGGTGCCGAGCGGTGCGAACGACTTGTGCTCGCCCATCATCTGCCGGATCTCGAACTCCGCAGACTCGTCGGCCACCTTATCCCGCTGGCTCTCGATGATGACGATGCAGTCGGCAATCCGGCCGATCCTCGAGTCTTTCTTCGAGGTGATGAGGCAGATCCTCCCGCCGATCTCCTTTGCGGTCTCGGAGATATCCGCAACCGTCTTGGTCGCGCCGGATCCGGAGAAGACGATAATGACGTCTCCCGACTTCATGGCAGGAGTCACGGTCTCCCCGACGACGAATGCAGAGAGCCCGAGGTGCATCAGGCGCATGGCAAATGATTTCGCTACAAGCCCGGAGCGCCCGGCGCCCATGGTGTAGATGCGGTTTGCGTTCAGGATCTCGGCGAGGAACGCATCGATCTCGTCGTCGGACATTACGTCCGCAATCGTCCTGATCTTGGTCGCCATCAGCCGCATCATATTCTTAACCGGGTGATTTGTCATCGTAGTTCAACTGTTAGGTTTCACCAGATCATACATTAGAATATCCCAGACGCCCCGGAACAGGGGTGACCGCCCTCTCCCCCCCGGGGTTTGCCGGAACCCGGCACAGGAAGGGAGAACGATTGCCGAAAATGACGACAACACGCATCATCCAGCCGGGAGGGGGACGCGGGTTGCGCCCGGCCGTTCCGGGGGATCCAATATCACTTAAATCGGGCAATAAATCCAATATTAGCGCAATAAACCCGCAGGATATCATCCACCCACCACGACCTACCGCTCCAAAAGATGCAAAAGGCTATTTCTGATGATTGCAAAATAGATACAAAATTCGGCACAACGCTCCGGCCGCAACAGGAGCAATATAGCTGCCAGAACTCATTTCTGCAGCATCATACACCCACTTCGACGCCATATCGCGCTGATGTTGGTAAATTCTTCCGGACAGAGAGCGGATCAGGGATTACGCAGGTCTGCCGGTCCCCGCATCGATATGCGGGAGGGCGCACGGCGGGACTCAAGGGACGACAAGAGGTAACAGGATGGAGACGCGGCCGGAAAGGCATTCGAACGAGGAGATCCTCGAACTCCTCGACGAGAACGTACAGGAATGGTGCATACGAAGACTGGACGGGCGGTTCACCCCGCCGCAGCAGATGGCGGTCCCGTTCATCCACGAGCGAAAGAACGTCCTCATCTGCTCGCCGACCGGATCGGGAAAGACGCTCTCGGCGTTTCTTGCAATCATCGACGACCTCTTCGTCCGGGCACGGGCGGGGGCGCTCGAAGACAGCGTCTACTGCCTGTATGTCTCGCCGCTCAAGTCGCTTGCAAACGATATCCACAAGAACCTCAGCCAGCCGCTCGAGGGAGTCGCCGAGATCGCCCGCGAGCGCGGGATCGATCACGCCCCGCTCCGCCATGCCATCCGGCACGGGGACGTCTCGCGGGCGGATAAGGCGAAGATGGCGCGAAAACCCCCGCACATCCTCAACATCACCCCCGAGACCCTCGGGATCCTCTTAAACTCCCCGAAGTTCCGCGAGAGCCTCCGGACGGTCCGCTGGGTCGTCGTCGATGAGATCCACTCCCTCGCGGGCTCGAAGCGCGGCGTACACCTCTCGGTGAGCCTTGAACGGCTCGAGGAACTGGTGAAGGAGGCGGGCGGCGGCTTCACCCGGATCGGGTGCTCGGCGACGATCGAGCCCCTCGCCGAGGTCGGCCGGTTCCTGGTCGGCGCCGGGCGCGAGGTGGAGATCGTCGATACACGGTTCGCGCGGGAGTTTGACTTGAAACTCCTCTGCCCGGTCCCCGACCTGATCGACACCACCCCCGAAGACCTCGCGCGGCACCTTTACTCGACGATCCACCGTCTCGTCCAGGGGCACAGCAACACGCTCGTCTTCACGAACACCCGGAACGGCGCCGAACGGATCCTCTACAACCTCCGCGCCCGTTACCCCGAGTGCTACACGGAGGAGAACACGGGCTGCCACCACGGCTCGATGGGAACGGACGGGCGGCTCTCCGTCGAGGAGCGGCTCAAGTCCGGGAGGGTGAAGGTGGTGACGACCTCGACGTCGCTCGAACTCGGGGTCGACATGCCGCACGTCGACCTCGTCCTCCAGGTGGGCTCCCCGAAATCCGTCGCGGCGCTCCTCCAGCGGGTCGGGCGGGCCGGCCACCGCCTCGGCGAGGTGGTGAAGGGGCGGATCGTCGTCCTCGACCGCGACGAACTCGTGGAGTGCGCGGTGATGCTCCGGGAGGGGCAGAACGGGTTCGTGGACCGGATCCACATCCCGGAGAATTGCCTGGACGTTCTCGCGCAGCACGTCTTCGGGATGGCGCTCGATGGGGAGACGCGGATCCAGGGGATGCTCGAGGTGGTCCGCCGGTCGCACTGCTACCGCGACCTCGAGGAGGAGGACCTGATGAGCGTCGTCCGCTACCTCGCCGGGGAGTACGCGGGGCTCGAGGAGCGCCGGATCTACGCGAAGATCTGGCACGACGCGGAGGAAGGGACGGTGCGGAAGCGGGGGCGGAACGCCCGGATGATCTACTTCCTGAACTCCGGGACGATCCCCGACGAGTTCTCCTGCGACGTCCTCACCCGGGACGGGGTCTTTGCCGGAAACCTGGACGAGAAGTACCTGGAACGGATGAACAAGGGCGACGTCTTCGTCCTCGGCGGGCGGCGCTACCGGTTCGCCTACCGGCGGGGGGGAAAACTCTACGTCGACCCGACGACCGACCGGCCGACGATCCCGAGCTGGTTCTCGGAGAAACTCCCGCTCTCGTTCGATCTCGGCCTGCACGTCCTCCGGTTCAAGGAGATGATGCTTCGCGCGATGGAGACGGCCGGAACAGAGGAGATCGTCGAGACCCTCCTCGCCGACTACCCCATCGACGAGAACAGCGCCCGGAGCATCTGCGCGATCTTCGAGCAGCAGGTGCTCTATATGGGCGACGAAGCCGTCCCGACGTTGAAGCGGATCGTCGTCGAGGAGCAGATCGACCGGGAGAACCATCGCCGGCTCTACTACTTCATGACCAACTACGGGCTGCGGTTCAACGACGGGTTCTCCCGGATCGTCGCCTTCACGATCGCCCGGGACGTGACGACGAACGTCTCGGTCGGGATCAGCGATACCGGGTTTCTGGTCTCGATCCCGCTCGAGAAGCAGGTCGATCCCGCACGCATTCTCCAGGGCATCCGGGCCGACGAGTGCAACGAGATCCTTAAGGAGGCCGTCGGGGATACCCAGCTCCTGAAGCGGGTCTTCCGGATCAACGCCGCACGGTCGTTCATGATCCTCCGTAACTACATGGGCCGGCGGAGAAGCGCCCGGCGCCAGCAGGTGAGCGCCGATATGCTGATCTCGTTTGCCAAACGGCTCGACGGCTTCGCCGTGATGCGGGAGACCTACCGGGAGGTGATCGATGACCGGTTCGAGGCGGAGAACATCCGGCGGATCGTCGACGGGATCGGTGCCGGCGAGATCGAGGTCGCCCTGACCCGCGCCGCGTCCCCGAGCCCGCTCGCGTTCGGGATAGCGACGCTCGGCGTCTCCGACGCGGTCTACGCGCAGGACAAACTCTCGATGCTCCGCGAGTTCCAGCGCCGGGTGATGAGCAGCATCGGAGGCGAGGCGGCGGCATGAACGCGGTCACGGAGGCCGACCTCCTCTCCCGGTTCGGCTTCTACAAGGGCGCGCTCTACGTCAGGGAACAGTCTCTCTGCGTCGTCTCCGACGTCCATATCGGACTTTCCGAGGCGCTCTACCGGCAGGGCCTCCACTTCCCGCTCCACGAGGAGGAGACGCTCCTCGAACGGTTCGAGGCGATCCTCGGCCGGTTCAAGCCGGAGGTCTTCGTCCTCGACGGGGATATCTTCCACGCCTTCGACCGGGTGAGCCGGGACGTGAAGGAGACGTTCGAGACGATCGTCGCGACTCTGAAGGCCAGGTGCGAGGTCGTCCTCGTCCGGGGCTCGCACGACGTCATGCTCCCCGCGATAGCGGGAGGGTCGGTCGAGCGCTACGACCGCGGCGGCTACACGGTGGTTCACGGCGATCAGGCGGTCGACG encodes:
- the hxlB gene encoding 6-phospho-3-hexuloisomerase, which produces MTNHPVKNMMRLMATKIRTIADVMSDDEIDAFLAEILNANRIYTMGAGRSGLVAKSFAMRLMHLGLSAFVVGETVTPAMKSGDVIIVFSGSGATKTVADISETAKEIGGRICLITSKKDSRIGRIADCIVIIESQRDKVADESAEFEIRQMMGEHKSFAPLGTIFETTAMVFADAIISRLMEITQCRPEDLQCRHANIE
- a CDS encoding metallophosphoesterase produces the protein MNAVTEADLLSRFGFYKGALYVREQSLCVVSDVHIGLSEALYRQGLHFPLHEEETLLERFEAILGRFKPEVFVLDGDIFHAFDRVSRDVKETFETIVATLKARCEVVLVRGSHDVMLPAIAGGSVERYDRGGYTVVHGDQAVDDHGTLIIGHDHPAIEIDMARFPCFLYGRAVARGRDIIVLPAFNPLSPGVMINYVKSRDFLSPILRRVDAGSLQPVVEVDGEAVVLPPLAGIRRFA
- a CDS encoding ATP-dependent helicase, with protein sequence METRPERHSNEEILELLDENVQEWCIRRLDGRFTPPQQMAVPFIHERKNVLICSPTGSGKTLSAFLAIIDDLFVRARAGALEDSVYCLYVSPLKSLANDIHKNLSQPLEGVAEIARERGIDHAPLRHAIRHGDVSRADKAKMARKPPHILNITPETLGILLNSPKFRESLRTVRWVVVDEIHSLAGSKRGVHLSVSLERLEELVKEAGGGFTRIGCSATIEPLAEVGRFLVGAGREVEIVDTRFAREFDLKLLCPVPDLIDTTPEDLARHLYSTIHRLVQGHSNTLVFTNTRNGAERILYNLRARYPECYTEENTGCHHGSMGTDGRLSVEERLKSGRVKVVTTSTSLELGVDMPHVDLVLQVGSPKSVAALLQRVGRAGHRLGEVVKGRIVVLDRDELVECAVMLREGQNGFVDRIHIPENCLDVLAQHVFGMALDGETRIQGMLEVVRRSHCYRDLEEEDLMSVVRYLAGEYAGLEERRIYAKIWHDAEEGTVRKRGRNARMIYFLNSGTIPDEFSCDVLTRDGVFAGNLDEKYLERMNKGDVFVLGGRRYRFAYRRGGKLYVDPTTDRPTIPSWFSEKLPLSFDLGLHVLRFKEMMLRAMETAGTEEIVETLLADYPIDENSARSICAIFEQQVLYMGDEAVPTLKRIVVEEQIDRENHRRLYYFMTNYGLRFNDGFSRIVAFTIARDVTTNVSVGISDTGFLVSIPLEKQVDPARILQGIRADECNEILKEAVGDTQLLKRVFRINAARSFMILRNYMGRRRSARRQQVSADMLISFAKRLDGFAVMRETYREVIDDRFEAENIRRIVDGIGAGEIEVALTRAASPSPLAFGIATLGVSDAVYAQDKLSMLREFQRRVMSSIGGEAAA